The Streptomyces sp. NBC_01275 genome has a segment encoding these proteins:
- a CDS encoding TetR/AcrR family transcriptional regulator, producing the protein MATRVPQERRRRRPTRSGGLLSEDLIVETALRLIGEHGPDALSVRRLGAALGCDPTALYRYFHGTDDLVLAIADQIIGDTMAGFVPGDDWVASLREMALRVRAGYLAHPRAAAMAAHRVTRRKHEIQAVETGVGLLLSAGFEPAQAARLYLAFIDTVLSHAATEAAFRALPRQQREADQGAWRNVYQDLDPVAYPALTAARRELPGMADNSFEEAVDLLLEALAARAPARRGSGR; encoded by the coding sequence ATGGCCACCCGTGTCCCGCAGGAGCGCAGACGCCGACGGCCCACCCGCTCCGGGGGCCTGCTGTCGGAGGACCTGATCGTGGAGACCGCCCTGCGGCTGATCGGCGAGCACGGTCCCGACGCGCTGAGTGTGCGACGGCTCGGCGCGGCACTCGGCTGCGACCCGACCGCTCTGTACCGCTACTTCCACGGCACCGACGACCTGGTGCTCGCCATCGCCGACCAGATCATCGGCGACACGATGGCGGGGTTCGTCCCCGGGGACGACTGGGTGGCGTCACTGCGCGAGATGGCCCTGCGGGTCCGCGCCGGATACCTCGCCCATCCCCGGGCGGCCGCCATGGCCGCGCACCGGGTGACCCGGCGCAAGCATGAAATCCAGGCCGTGGAGACAGGTGTCGGACTGCTGCTGTCCGCGGGCTTCGAGCCGGCCCAGGCCGCACGGCTCTATCTGGCCTTCATCGACACCGTTCTCAGCCACGCGGCCACGGAGGCGGCGTTCCGGGCGCTCCCGCGGCAGCAGCGCGAGGCCGATCAAGGGGCATGGAGGAACGTCTACCAGGACTTGGACCCGGTGGCGTACCCGGCGCTCACCGCGGCACGCCGTGAGCTGCCCGGGATGGCGGACAACTCCTTCGAGGAGGCGGTGGACCTGCTGCTGGAGGCGTTGGCTGCCCGCGCCCCGGCGAGGCGGGGTTCAGGCCGCTGA
- a CDS encoding APC family permease yields MSSAPPPSSPPDPSAGPHPALRRSLGVVDGVAIAASSTAATTSIAIGMGTIATTVGLQAPALLLLAFLPVLGIATAYARLNRSEPNCGNGYVWVGKSLGPWPGFLTGWVTLVASVIFCAYTSAIMGSVVLIFANRAGLHTLAGIALDPASTGVSTAVGLVILLALTALAVTGMRSATRFQFALLVFEYTVLLGFCGWALVTGHHAVSLSWFNPFEISSGTAFAQGMVLAVFFFWGWDAAFSVNEETKSPGDAARGGLIALFAMLGLFLFASVAFQREMSLPELVQNGPQALPYLGEKLAAEPWATLPLVALMFSAVASVQATLIPTARGLFAMGRDRTMGELWTRIHPRYCTPAAGTVVVMSVAAVIALLAVAIPKLSDMLLAAVNAIGLVVALYYGLTALACAVRFRSARREGAREALLAVGVPTVSGLVLLGLGGYLGYSYLTMSDHFELSPDNGWFMFSLPAVIVLVGLGMAAVAKYVRHSPYFTTGNGTDAETLALPMDRTAV; encoded by the coding sequence ATGTCGTCCGCCCCGCCCCCGTCCTCCCCGCCGGACCCGTCCGCCGGGCCCCACCCCGCCCTGCGACGTTCCCTCGGCGTCGTCGACGGCGTCGCCATCGCCGCATCCAGCACCGCGGCCACCACGAGCATCGCCATCGGCATGGGCACGATCGCGACCACCGTGGGCCTTCAGGCGCCGGCGCTCCTGCTCCTGGCGTTCCTGCCGGTGCTCGGCATCGCCACCGCCTACGCCCGTCTCAACCGCTCGGAACCGAACTGCGGCAACGGTTACGTCTGGGTCGGCAAGTCCCTCGGCCCCTGGCCCGGCTTCCTGACCGGATGGGTCACCTTGGTCGCCTCGGTCATCTTCTGCGCCTACACCAGCGCGATCATGGGCTCGGTCGTCCTGATCTTCGCCAACAGAGCCGGCCTGCACACCCTCGCCGGCATCGCCCTCGATCCGGCGTCCACCGGTGTCAGCACGGCGGTCGGGCTGGTGATCCTGCTCGCCCTCACCGCCCTGGCCGTCACCGGGATGCGGTCCGCCACCCGATTCCAGTTCGCCCTACTGGTGTTCGAGTACACGGTTCTGCTGGGCTTCTGCGGCTGGGCCCTGGTCACCGGCCACCACGCCGTGTCCCTCTCCTGGTTCAACCCCTTCGAGATCTCCAGCGGCACCGCCTTCGCCCAGGGCATGGTCCTCGCGGTCTTCTTCTTCTGGGGCTGGGACGCGGCCTTCAGCGTCAACGAGGAGACCAAGAGCCCTGGCGACGCGGCCCGGGGAGGTCTGATCGCCCTCTTCGCCATGCTCGGCCTCTTCCTCTTCGCCTCGGTCGCCTTCCAGCGGGAGATGAGCTTGCCCGAACTCGTCCAGAACGGCCCCCAGGCCCTCCCGTACCTCGGGGAGAAACTCGCTGCAGAACCCTGGGCCACCCTGCCCTTGGTCGCGTTGATGTTCTCCGCGGTCGCCTCCGTGCAGGCCACCCTGATTCCCACGGCACGCGGACTGTTCGCCATGGGCCGCGACCGCACCATGGGAGAGCTGTGGACCCGGATCCACCCGCGCTACTGCACGCCTGCCGCCGGCACGGTCGTCGTGATGTCCGTCGCCGCCGTGATCGCACTGCTCGCCGTCGCGATTCCCAAGCTGAGTGACATGCTGCTGGCCGCCGTCAACGCCATCGGCCTGGTCGTCGCCCTCTACTACGGCCTCACCGCGCTCGCCTGCGCCGTGCGTTTCCGTTCCGCGCGTCGCGAGGGAGCGCGCGAGGCGTTGCTGGCCGTCGGTGTGCCCACCGTGTCCGGCCTGGTCCTGCTGGGCCTGGGCGGCTACCTCGGATACTCGTACCTGACCATGAGCGATCACTTCGAACTGAGCCCGGACAACGGCTGGTTCATGTTCTCGCTGCCCGCCGTGATCGTGCTCGTCGGCCTCGGCATGGCGGCCGTCGCCAAGTACGTCCGGCACTCGCCGTACTTCACGACGGGGAACGGCACCGACGCCGAGACCCTCGCCCTCCCGATGGACCGCACGGCGGTCTGA
- a CDS encoding amidohydrolase: MSYHRVTGPADLVFTGGPVHTVDPARSRATAVAVRGGRIAAVGHDEVHELIGPRTEVVGLAGKLLLPGFQDAHVHPQGAGIELGLCHLGGTVDPADYLRRIKAYADEHPDIEWITGGGWSLEAFPGGSPTAAALDAIVPDRPVFLPNRDHHGAWVNSRALERAGIDSRTPDPADGRIERDAEGKPTGMLQEGAVHLVGRLVPDPTPEEQLTALLRAQAVLHSHGVTAWQDAIVGTYANLTDPAPAYLAALDRGLLTARVVGALWWDRERGAEQIPELAARREELSGGRFHATTVKIMQDGITENHTAAMLGPYLTGCGCASDNSGISFVEPGELRKYVTELDALGFQVHFHALGDRAVREALDAVESARTANGHRDTRHHLAHLQVVQPPDVPRFRALGASANLQMLWAAHEPQMDELTLPFLGAERGARQYPFGDLLRAGATLAAGSDWPVSSPDPLQAIHVAVNRIAPDAPEGTPAFLLEQRLDLGAAIAAYTAGSAYVNRLDGTTGSITVGKSADLVVLDRDPFAGPPGDIAATHVLETFVEGRRVHVAPDA; the protein is encoded by the coding sequence ATGTCGTATCACCGGGTCACGGGACCGGCCGATCTCGTCTTCACGGGCGGCCCCGTGCACACCGTCGATCCCGCCCGCAGCCGAGCCACGGCCGTGGCCGTGCGCGGCGGACGGATCGCCGCCGTCGGCCACGACGAGGTACATGAGCTGATCGGGCCGCGCACCGAGGTCGTCGGCCTCGCCGGGAAGCTGCTGCTGCCGGGCTTCCAGGACGCCCATGTCCATCCGCAGGGCGCGGGCATCGAGCTCGGCCTGTGCCATCTCGGCGGCACCGTGGACCCGGCCGATTACCTGCGCAGGATCAAGGCGTACGCGGACGAACACCCGGACATCGAGTGGATCACCGGTGGGGGCTGGTCCCTGGAGGCGTTCCCAGGCGGCTCCCCCACCGCCGCCGCCCTCGACGCGATCGTCCCGGACCGTCCCGTCTTCCTGCCCAACCGCGACCACCACGGCGCCTGGGTCAACAGCCGGGCACTGGAACGTGCGGGCATCGACTCCCGCACCCCCGACCCCGCCGACGGCCGAATCGAGCGCGACGCCGAGGGAAAGCCCACCGGGATGCTCCAGGAGGGCGCGGTCCACCTCGTGGGCAGACTGGTGCCGGACCCCACACCGGAGGAACAGCTCACCGCCCTGCTGCGCGCCCAGGCCGTACTGCACTCCCACGGCGTCACCGCCTGGCAGGACGCCATCGTCGGTACCTACGCCAACCTGACCGACCCGGCGCCCGCCTACCTGGCGGCCCTGGACCGGGGCCTGCTCACCGCCCGCGTCGTCGGCGCCCTGTGGTGGGACCGCGAGCGCGGCGCCGAACAAATCCCGGAACTCGCCGCCCGCCGCGAGGAGCTGAGCGGAGGCCGGTTCCACGCCACCACCGTGAAGATCATGCAGGACGGCATCACCGAGAACCACACCGCCGCCATGCTCGGCCCGTATCTGACCGGCTGCGGCTGCGCCTCGGACAACAGCGGCATCAGCTTCGTCGAGCCGGGAGAGCTGAGGAAGTACGTCACCGAACTCGACGCGCTCGGCTTCCAGGTCCACTTCCACGCGCTCGGCGACCGCGCGGTGCGCGAGGCGCTCGATGCCGTGGAGTCCGCCCGCACGGCCAACGGCCACCGTGACACGCGGCACCACCTCGCACATCTCCAGGTCGTGCAGCCACCCGACGTACCCCGTTTCCGCGCCCTGGGCGCGAGCGCCAACCTGCAGATGCTGTGGGCCGCCCACGAACCGCAGATGGACGAACTGACCCTGCCCTTCCTCGGCGCCGAACGCGGCGCACGGCAGTATCCCTTCGGCGATCTGCTGCGCGCGGGCGCGACGCTGGCCGCGGGCAGCGACTGGCCGGTCAGCAGCCCCGATCCGCTCCAGGCCATCCATGTCGCCGTCAATCGGATCGCCCCCGACGCACCCGAGGGCACCCCGGCCTTCCTCCTGGAGCAGCGCCTCGACCTGGGGGCCGCCATCGCCGCATACACGGCGGGCAGCGCCTATGTGAACCGCCTCGACGGCACCACCGGCAGCATCACCGTCGGCAAGTCGGCCGATCTCGTCGTCCTCGACCGTGACCCGTTCGCGGGCCCGCCCGGGGACATCGCCGCCACCCACGTCCTGGAGACCTTCGTCGAAGGGCGACGCGTCCACGTGGCCCCTGACGCCTGA
- a CDS encoding XRE family transcriptional regulator, translated as MAEDFAFTDAEKDQIQKGAQAMVLASRVHRLAALRKRQHTTQVQVAEAMGVTQARVSRIEKGQLERSEVDTLAAYVKALGGKLKIVADFGDESYVLG; from the coding sequence CTGGCCGAGGATTTCGCCTTCACCGATGCCGAAAAGGACCAGATCCAGAAGGGGGCGCAGGCGATGGTCCTGGCTTCCCGTGTGCACCGCCTCGCCGCGTTGCGGAAGCGGCAGCACACCACACAGGTCCAGGTTGCCGAAGCCATGGGCGTCACCCAGGCCCGCGTCTCACGCATCGAGAAGGGTCAGTTGGAGCGCAGCGAGGTCGACACCCTCGCTGCCTACGTCAAGGCGCTCGGCGGCAAGCTGAAGATCGTCGCTGACTTCGGCGATGAGAGCTACGTCCTCGGCTGA
- a CDS encoding UbiA family prenyltransferase: MGTPEQSTTGGPEASWAVRVGGLAGSCHPGPVVAVTALMAALAVTAGQSGARCVLTAAAVLTGQLSVGWCNDAFDAPRDIAAGRHGKPVVDGTVGVTEVWVAAYAALALCVPLSLACGLWAGAVHLAGVAAAWAYDLRLKATAWSWAPYAVGFASLPAFVALGLPGQPWPAWWIVTAGALLGVGAHLGDVLPDIRGDLATGVRGWPHRLGPDGARLLLPVPLVAASAVLVLGPAGPPGRWGWAVLVVTVLVVVAGTVLGRRWERLAFAAAVAVAVVDVALLLLRGTGIA; this comes from the coding sequence GTGGGCACTCCCGAGCAGTCGACGACCGGCGGCCCCGAGGCGAGTTGGGCCGTCCGGGTGGGTGGCCTGGCAGGGTCGTGCCACCCCGGGCCTGTCGTGGCGGTCACCGCCCTGATGGCCGCTCTCGCCGTCACCGCAGGCCAGAGTGGAGCGCGTTGCGTCCTGACCGCCGCCGCCGTGCTGACCGGTCAGCTGTCCGTCGGCTGGTGCAACGACGCGTTCGACGCGCCCCGGGACATCGCCGCCGGCCGCCATGGCAAACCCGTCGTCGACGGCACGGTCGGCGTGACGGAGGTGTGGGTGGCCGCGTACGCCGCGCTGGCGCTGTGCGTGCCGCTCTCGCTCGCCTGTGGCCTGTGGGCGGGCGCCGTTCACCTGGCCGGAGTGGCGGCAGCGTGGGCGTACGACCTGCGGCTCAAGGCGACGGCATGGTCCTGGGCGCCGTACGCGGTGGGCTTCGCCAGCCTCCCGGCGTTCGTGGCGCTGGGCCTGCCGGGGCAACCGTGGCCGGCCTGGTGGATCGTCACCGCCGGGGCGCTGCTGGGGGTCGGCGCCCATCTGGGCGATGTGCTGCCGGACATCCGAGGGGATCTGGCGACGGGCGTACGGGGATGGCCGCACCGGCTGGGCCCGGACGGCGCACGGCTGCTGCTGCCGGTGCCGTTGGTGGCCGCGTCCGCCGTTCTGGTGCTGGGGCCCGCCGGTCCACCCGGCAGGTGGGGATGGGCAGTGCTCGTGGTGACCGTCCTGGTCGTGGTGGCGGGGACGGTGCTGGGACGCCGATGGGAGCGGTTGGCGTTCGCGGCGGCGGTCGCGGTGGCGGTGGTGGACGTGGCGTTGCTGCTGCTGCGCGGCACCGGGATCGCCTGA
- a CDS encoding type III polyketide synthase, with the protein MTRIAAVHGALAPHRRTQSEITDMVARTCLPEGADRRVLDRLHRSAKVRSRHMTLPLERYGELDGFGAANDVFIAAATDLGAKAVRGALHTAGLTAADVDLLIFTSVTGIATPSIDARLVGRLGLRPDVKRLPLFGLGCAGGAAGLARVHDYLLGRPDQAAVLLSVELCSLTFQRNDASLANLVATGLFGDGAAAVVACGADRPGRPDETSGPTIVDTRSHLYPDTGRVMGWDIKDTGFQVVLDPQVPDVVRRYLADDVEGFLGDHGIKPKDVTAWVCHPGGPKVLQAVTEALDLPDDALDVTWRHLADVGNLSSSSVLHVLRDTLAQRRPPPGTPGVLLAMGPGFACELVLLRW; encoded by the coding sequence ATGACGCGGATCGCCGCCGTTCACGGTGCCCTCGCACCGCACCGTCGGACCCAGTCAGAGATCACCGACATGGTGGCCCGCACCTGCCTGCCGGAGGGTGCCGACCGCCGGGTCCTGGACCGGCTGCACCGCAGCGCGAAGGTCCGCTCGCGCCACATGACGCTGCCGCTCGAACGGTACGGGGAACTGGACGGATTCGGCGCCGCCAACGACGTCTTCATCGCCGCCGCCACCGACCTGGGCGCCAAGGCCGTCCGCGGTGCTCTGCACACGGCCGGCCTGACCGCCGCCGACGTGGACCTGCTGATCTTCACCTCCGTCACCGGCATCGCCACCCCCTCGATCGACGCGCGGCTGGTCGGCCGCCTCGGTCTGCGGCCGGACGTCAAACGGCTGCCCCTGTTCGGCCTGGGCTGTGCCGGCGGCGCCGCCGGCCTGGCCCGTGTGCACGACTACCTGCTGGGCCGGCCCGACCAGGCGGCGGTGCTGCTGTCGGTCGAACTGTGCTCGCTCACCTTCCAGCGCAACGACGCCTCCCTGGCCAACCTGGTCGCCACCGGACTGTTCGGCGACGGTGCCGCCGCGGTCGTCGCCTGCGGCGCGGACCGCCCGGGCCGCCCGGACGAGACATCCGGCCCGACGATCGTGGACACCCGCAGCCACCTCTACCCGGACACCGGGCGCGTCATGGGCTGGGACATCAAGGACACCGGCTTCCAGGTCGTCCTCGACCCGCAGGTACCCGATGTCGTGCGTCGTTACCTCGCCGATGACGTCGAGGGGTTCCTCGGCGACCACGGGATCAAGCCGAAGGACGTGACCGCCTGGGTGTGCCACCCGGGCGGCCCCAAGGTCCTTCAAGCGGTCACCGAGGCCCTCGACCTCCCCGACGACGCACTCGATGTGACCTGGCGTCACCTGGCCGACGTCGGCAACCTGTCCTCGTCATCGGTGCTCCACGTACTGCGCGACACCCTGGCCCAACGCCGCCCACCGCCGGGCACGCCGGGTGTGCTGCTGGCCATGGGGCCCGGCTTCGCCTGCGAACTCGTCCTGCTGCGCTGGTAG
- a CDS encoding isoprenylcysteine carboxyl methyltransferase family protein, protein MIWYVLLVAAVAAERVAELVVARRNERWSTARGATVTGQGHYPAMVALHTGLLIACPAEVWLTDRPFVPALAWPMLVVLAGAQALRWWCIHTLGPRWNTRVIVVPGLPLVTGGPYRWRWLRHPNYVAVVAEGVALPMVHAAWVTAAVFTVFNAVLLTVRIRCENQALAAATPTTFAPA, encoded by the coding sequence ATGATCTGGTACGTACTGCTGGTGGCCGCCGTCGCCGCCGAGCGCGTCGCCGAACTCGTCGTCGCCCGCCGCAACGAGCGGTGGAGCACCGCCCGCGGCGCCACCGTGACCGGGCAGGGCCACTACCCGGCCATGGTCGCCCTCCACACCGGCCTGCTGATCGCCTGCCCTGCCGAGGTCTGGCTGACCGACCGGCCCTTCGTACCCGCCCTGGCCTGGCCCATGCTGGTCGTGCTCGCGGGCGCCCAGGCGCTGCGGTGGTGGTGCATCCACACCCTGGGACCCCGGTGGAACACCCGGGTGATCGTCGTACCCGGCCTGCCGCTGGTGACCGGCGGACCCTACCGCTGGCGGTGGCTGCGGCACCCGAACTACGTGGCCGTCGTCGCCGAGGGCGTGGCCCTGCCCATGGTGCACGCCGCCTGGGTCACCGCGGCCGTGTTCACGGTGTTCAACGCCGTCCTGCTCACCGTCCGCATTCGCTGCGAGAACCAGGCCCTGGCCGCCGCCACGCCGACCACGTTCGCTCCGGCGTGA
- a CDS encoding NAD(P)/FAD-dependent oxidoreductase, which yields MIDVLVAGGGPAGLAAAIHAALAGLEAVVVEPRTSPVDKACGEGVMPGGVAALRALGVEASGRELRGIRYVDGAARAEASFRAHNGLGIRRTTLHSALHQRALDLGVRMLPGKVGEVRQNADTVTAAGTTARWLIAADGLHSPVRRSLGLELPNRPHGRYGLRRHYRVEPWTDFVEVHWSRHGEAYVTPVGDDLVGVAILSRSRRGYDEHLAAFPALTASLRGPAATEVRGAGPLRQRVRRRTAGRVLLVGDAAGYLDALTGEGIALALATAGAAVRCLAAGRPDAYERTWARLTRRHRLLTGALLAASRRPGTTRFIVPAASRMPPLFSAAVHALQ from the coding sequence GTGATCGACGTCCTGGTAGCCGGCGGCGGACCCGCCGGACTGGCCGCCGCCATCCACGCCGCGCTCGCCGGCCTGGAAGCCGTCGTCGTCGAACCCCGTACCTCGCCCGTGGACAAGGCTTGCGGAGAGGGCGTCATGCCTGGCGGTGTCGCCGCACTAAGAGCACTGGGCGTCGAGGCCAGTGGCCGCGAACTGCGCGGCATCCGCTACGTCGACGGCGCCGCCCGCGCCGAAGCGTCCTTCCGTGCCCACAACGGGCTGGGAATCCGCCGTACGACGCTGCACTCCGCACTGCACCAGCGCGCTCTCGACCTCGGCGTGCGCATGCTGCCGGGCAAGGTCGGCGAGGTGCGCCAGAACGCGGACACGGTCACCGCCGCCGGAACCACAGCCCGTTGGCTGATCGCCGCCGACGGCCTGCACTCCCCGGTACGCCGCAGCCTGGGGCTGGAACTGCCGAACCGCCCCCACGGCCGCTACGGACTGCGCCGGCACTACCGAGTCGAACCGTGGACGGACTTCGTAGAGGTCCACTGGTCCCGGCACGGCGAAGCCTATGTGACACCGGTCGGCGACGACCTGGTGGGCGTCGCGATCCTCAGCCGCAGCCGTCGCGGATACGACGAACACCTGGCCGCCTTCCCGGCTCTCACCGCGTCGCTGCGCGGCCCGGCCGCGACGGAGGTACGCGGCGCCGGACCACTGCGGCAGCGGGTGCGGCGCAGAACCGCCGGCCGGGTCCTGCTCGTCGGCGACGCCGCCGGCTACCTGGACGCCCTCACCGGCGAGGGCATCGCCCTCGCGCTGGCGACGGCCGGGGCCGCAGTGCGCTGCCTGGCCGCCGGGCGGCCGGACGCGTACGAGCGCACCTGGGCCCGGCTGACCCGCCGCCACCGACTGCTGACCGGGGCCCTGCTGGCCGCGAGCCGCCGTCCCGGCACCACCCGCTTCATCGTCCCCGCAGCATCCCGCATGCCCCCGCTGTTCTCAGCAGCGGTCCACGCACTGCAGTGA
- a CDS encoding STAS domain-containing protein → MPLPQLAVYRHDRRKRALITLAGEIDLESALLLRAALARCLSDGIRIVEIDLTPVTFCDCSGLNAFLYAAQRTTDAGGILRLYNPPPSLERILDLTGCGFLLVGLPLGHLPPSLGDVLAPTVQALPHRSVPRVPALSGDAR, encoded by the coding sequence ATGCCCCTCCCACAGCTCGCCGTCTACCGTCATGACCGACGGAAACGGGCACTGATCACCCTGGCCGGCGAGATCGACCTGGAATCGGCACTGCTGCTGCGTGCGGCGCTGGCGCGATGCCTGAGCGACGGCATCCGCATCGTCGAGATCGACCTCACCCCTGTGACCTTCTGCGACTGCAGCGGCCTCAACGCCTTCCTCTACGCCGCGCAGCGGACCACGGACGCCGGCGGGATCCTACGGCTGTACAACCCGCCACCGTCACTGGAGCGGATACTCGATCTCACCGGCTGCGGGTTCCTGCTTGTCGGCCTGCCGCTCGGGCATCTGCCACCGTCTCTCGGGGACGTCCTGGCCCCGACAGTCCAAGCCCTGCCGCACCGGAGTGTTCCGCGGGTGCCTGCCCTCTCGGGCGATGCGCGGTGA
- a CDS encoding ANTAR domain-containing protein, whose product MRSDSRSARIQVLVAEQAARRGARVGVLDVCTAAVAALPVGGAGVSAMSKTAASHPLCSTDDISEQLEELQLTLGEGPCVDAFTHGSAVLAPDLLTGALQDRWSVFADAALEAGARAVFALPLQIGAISPGVLDLYADVPTALDAEELADALAFADLATLLLLDTRIEETGAPVDRALADRGFEDLGGYRAEIDQATGILTVQLGVGIDEAFVRLRAHAYVQGHRLADVAADVVAHRLRFFPDSEPKRTDDGN is encoded by the coding sequence ATGAGGTCGGACAGCCGATCGGCCCGCATCCAGGTGCTGGTCGCCGAGCAGGCGGCCCGACGCGGCGCCCGGGTCGGTGTGCTCGATGTGTGCACCGCTGCGGTGGCCGCACTGCCGGTCGGCGGAGCCGGGGTGTCAGCGATGTCCAAGACCGCCGCGAGCCATCCGCTGTGCAGCACCGACGACATCAGCGAGCAGTTGGAGGAGCTCCAGCTCACCCTGGGGGAGGGGCCGTGCGTGGACGCTTTCACCCACGGTTCGGCCGTGCTGGCGCCAGATCTGCTCACCGGCGCACTGCAGGACCGCTGGTCCGTGTTCGCCGATGCTGCGCTGGAGGCCGGGGCACGTGCGGTGTTCGCGCTTCCTTTGCAGATAGGGGCGATCAGTCCGGGAGTCCTGGACCTGTACGCCGACGTTCCGACGGCGCTGGACGCCGAGGAGCTGGCCGACGCGCTGGCGTTCGCAGATCTCGCGACGCTGCTCCTGCTCGACACACGGATCGAGGAGACGGGCGCGCCGGTCGACAGAGCATTGGCGGACCGTGGTTTCGAGGACCTGGGCGGATACCGGGCGGAGATCGACCAGGCCACCGGCATCCTCACCGTCCAGCTCGGCGTCGGTATCGACGAAGCATTCGTCCGGCTCCGCGCCCACGCCTATGTGCAAGGGCACCGGCTCGCCGACGTGGCCGCCGACGTGGTGGCCCACCGGCTCCGCTTCTTCCCGGACAGCGAACCGAAACGGACCGACGACGGCAACTGA
- a CDS encoding GAF and ANTAR domain-containing protein, producing the protein MNQQLLAKTFVELADNLVADFDLIDFLRLLTDRCVSMLDASAAGVLLADRDGKLRVMAASDEQARLLELFQLQNDEGPCLECFSAGTPMIVPDLTREADRWPRFVTAAHRSGFGAVQALPMRLRDETIGALNLFHTTPGPFDPAGTLVAQALADVATISLLQQRSTQRSTVLNEQLQNALNSRVLIEQAKGKLAERQNIDMERAFTALRGYARAHNRRLSDVARAFIDDSEPLPGLAA; encoded by the coding sequence ATGAATCAGCAGCTCCTGGCCAAGACCTTCGTCGAGCTGGCCGACAACCTGGTCGCCGACTTCGACCTGATCGACTTCCTGCGCCTGCTCACCGACCGCTGTGTGAGCATGCTCGACGCGAGCGCCGCCGGGGTGCTCCTCGCCGACCGGGACGGCAAACTGCGCGTGATGGCCGCCTCCGACGAACAGGCGCGCCTGCTGGAGCTCTTCCAGCTCCAGAACGACGAGGGCCCCTGCCTGGAGTGCTTCAGCGCAGGCACACCCATGATCGTCCCCGACCTGACCCGGGAGGCCGACCGCTGGCCGCGCTTCGTCACGGCGGCCCACCGCAGCGGCTTCGGGGCCGTCCAGGCACTGCCCATGCGCCTGCGGGACGAGACCATCGGCGCCCTCAACCTCTTCCACACCACCCCCGGCCCCTTCGACCCGGCCGGCACCCTCGTCGCCCAGGCCCTGGCCGACGTCGCCACCATCAGCCTCCTGCAGCAACGCTCCACCCAACGCAGCACCGTCCTCAACGAACAGCTGCAGAACGCGCTGAACAGCCGCGTCCTGATCGAACAGGCCAAGGGGAAACTCGCCGAACGCCAGAACATCGACATGGAACGGGCCTTCACCGCCCTGCGCGGCTACGCCCGCGCCCACAACCGCCGCCTGTCCGATGTGGCCCGCGCCTTCATCGACGACTCCGAACCCCTCCCCGGCCTGGCGGCCTGA
- a CDS encoding YihY/virulence factor BrkB family protein, with amino-acid sequence MEWLRRLPVIGKLMRTHAWRAFERLDAVHWARLAAAITFTSFVALFPLITVGAAIGAKLLSDDQLGKLQDKIADQAPGLSDLLDLDSLVTHAGSVGLIAGALLLVIGVNWVSALRGSLRAVWEKEQDPGNPFLLKCKDSVVLVGLGTVGLVAIGSSVFANSAVGWAADKAGIEGGAGRALLFFAGLAIALVVDFLLLVYLLTRLPRVHPGRRAVVVAGLIGAVGFELLKWLLTGYLQGVAAKSMYGAFAVPVAVVLWINLMARLLLYCAAWTATAAGTPVRSGEPAEGEGPEPAISPAADGAPQRASAGSRASAAPRLQKHGP; translated from the coding sequence ATGGAATGGCTGAGAAGGCTGCCTGTGATCGGGAAGCTGATGCGTACGCACGCCTGGCGGGCGTTCGAACGGCTGGATGCCGTCCACTGGGCCCGGCTCGCCGCGGCCATCACCTTCACCAGTTTCGTCGCGCTCTTTCCGCTGATCACCGTGGGCGCGGCGATCGGTGCCAAGCTGCTGAGCGACGATCAGCTGGGGAAACTCCAGGACAAGATCGCCGACCAGGCCCCGGGCCTCTCCGACCTGCTGGACCTGGACAGTCTCGTCACGCATGCCGGATCCGTCGGGCTGATCGCGGGCGCGCTGCTGCTCGTGATCGGCGTCAACTGGGTCAGCGCCCTGCGCGGCAGCCTGCGCGCGGTGTGGGAGAAGGAGCAGGACCCGGGCAATCCGTTCCTGCTCAAGTGCAAGGACTCCGTGGTGCTGGTCGGCCTCGGTACGGTCGGGCTGGTCGCGATCGGCAGTTCGGTCTTCGCCAACAGTGCCGTCGGCTGGGCCGCCGACAAGGCCGGAATCGAGGGCGGGGCGGGACGGGCCCTGCTGTTCTTCGCCGGCCTGGCCATCGCCCTGGTCGTCGACTTCCTGCTGCTGGTCTACCTGCTCACCCGGCTGCCGCGGGTGCATCCCGGCCGACGTGCGGTCGTGGTCGCCGGGCTGATCGGTGCGGTGGGCTTCGAACTGCTCAAGTGGTTGCTGACCGGCTACCTGCAGGGCGTTGCGGCGAAGAGCATGTACGGAGCCTTCGCGGTGCCGGTCGCCGTCGTGCTGTGGATCAATCTCATGGCCAGGCTGCTGCTGTACTGCGCCGCGTGGACAGCGACAGCAGCGGGGACGCCGGTGCGGTCCGGCGAGCCGGCCGAGGGCGAGGGCCCGGAGCCCGCGATCAGCCCGGCAGCCGACGGCGCACCACAGCGGGCGTCAGCCGGCAGCCGCGCATCAGCAGCTCCGCGCCTCCAGAAGCACGGCCCGTGA